A genomic region of Brevinema andersonii contains the following coding sequences:
- a CDS encoding low molecular weight protein-tyrosine-phosphatase, giving the protein MKKIIFVCLGNICRSPLAHTIFQKLAQNNQLNVIVDSAGIGNWHQGEHADPRMRKIAYEKGYDITHRAKQFTKNDWKEYDIIFSMGEDITSLLQERFKDSCNNNIFYFRNFDPMNPLENNVPDPYYGNKNDFNNIYNTIERTCQTLVDKLRLKEYPFNKF; this is encoded by the coding sequence ATGAAAAAAATTATATTTGTTTGTTTAGGAAATATTTGCCGTTCACCACTGGCACATACCATATTTCAAAAATTGGCACAAAACAATCAATTAAATGTTATTGTAGATTCCGCAGGTATAGGCAACTGGCACCAAGGAGAACATGCTGATCCTCGAATGCGCAAAATAGCTTACGAAAAAGGTTATGATATTACCCATCGTGCAAAACAGTTCACAAAAAACGATTGGAAAGAATATGATATAATTTTTTCCATGGGTGAAGATATCACATCTTTATTACAAGAGCGTTTCAAGGATTCTTGCAATAACAATATCTTTTATTTCCGGAATTTTGATCCTATGAATCCCCTTGAAAATAATGTGCCCGACCCCTATTACGGAAACAAAAATGATTTTAACAATATTTATAATACTATAGAAAGAACATGCCAAACATTAGTAGATAAACTCAGATTGAAAGAATATCCTTTTAATAAATTTTAA